One Capricornis sumatraensis isolate serow.1 chromosome 8, serow.2, whole genome shotgun sequence genomic region harbors:
- the LOC138084016 gene encoding olfactory receptor 3A1-like, with protein MEPEPGANGTAVTEFILLGLVETPGLWPAVFVLFLFAYLVTVGGNLSILAAILVEPKLHTPMYFFLGNLSVLDIGCITVTVPSMLGRLLSHKRTVPYAACLSQLFFFHLLAGVDCFLLTAMAYDRFLAICRPLTYSTRMSPTVQRILVAVSWACAFSNALTHTVALSTLNFCGPSVINHFYCDLPQLFQLSCSSTQLNELLLFGLGVLMAGAPVILIVTSYIHVAAAVLRIHSAEGRKKAFSTCGSHLTVVGIFYGTGVFSYMRLGSVEASDKDKGVGILNTIISPMLNPLIYSLRNPDVQGALRRVLKGKRAFA; from the coding sequence ATGGAGCCAGAACCTGGGGCCAATGGAACAGCTGTTACTGAATTCATCCTGCTGGGGTTGGTGGAGACGCCAGGGCTGTGGCCAGCTGTCTTTGTACTCTTCCTCTTTGCCTACCTTGTCACTGTCGGGGGCAACCTCAGCATCCTGGCAGCCATCTTGGTGGAGCCCAaactccacacccccatgtacttcttcctgggAAACCTATCAGTGCTGGACATTGGGTGCATCACCGTCACCGTTCCCTCGATGCTGGGTCGTCTCTTGTCCCACAAGCGCACAGTTCCCTATGCAGCCTGCctctcacagcttttcttcttccACCTCCTGGCTGGTGTGGACTGCTTCTTGTTGACAGCCATGGCCTATGACCGATTCCTGGCCATCTGCCGACCCCTCACTTACAGCACCCGCATGAGCCCGACAGTCCAGAGGATACTGGTGGCTGTGTCCTGGGCTTGTGCCTTCTCAAATGCACTGACCCACACTGTAGCCTTATCCACACTCAACTTCTGCGGTCCCAGTGTGATCAACCACTTCTACTGTGACCTCCCGCAGCTCTTCCAGCTCTCCTGCTCCAGCACCCAGCTCAACGAGCTGCTGCTCTTTGGTCTGGGTGTCCTCATGGCAGGTGCACCTGTGATTCTCATTGTCACCTCCTACATCCATGTGGCAGCTGCAGTCCTGCGGATCCACTCAGCGGAGGGCAGGAAGAAAGCCTTCTCCACATGTGGCTCCCACCTCACCGTGGTGGGCATCTTCTATGGCACAGGCGTCTTCAGCTACATGCGGCTAGGCTCAGTGGAGGCTTCCGACAAGGACAAGGGTGTTGGCATCCTCAACACCATCATCAGTCCCATGCTGAACCCACTCATCTACAGCCTCCGGAACCCTGATGTGCAGGGCGCCCTAAGGAGGGTGCTCAAGGGGAAACGAGCCTTTGCATGA
- the LOC138084069 gene encoding olfactory receptor 3A1 yields MQPKPGANGTAVTEFILLGLVETPGLRPAVFVLFLLAYLVTVGGNLSILAAILVEPKLHTPMYFFLGNLSVLDIGCITVTIPSMLGRLLSHKRTVPYAACLSQLFFFHLLVGVDCFLLTAMAYDRFLAICRPLTYSTRMSPTVQRILVAVSWACAFSNALTHTVAISTLNFCGPSVINHFYCDLPQLFQLSCSSTQLNELLLFGVGFIMAGTPLALVVTSYIHVAAAVLRIRSAEGRKKAFSTCGSHLTVVAIFYGSGIFNYMRLGPAKLSDKDKAVGIFNTVANPMLNPIIYSLRNPDVQGALWRVIKGRWSLA; encoded by the coding sequence ATGCAGCCAAAACCTGGGGCCAATGGAACAGCTGTTACTGAATTCATCCTGCTGGGGTTGGTGGAGACGCCAGGGCTGCGGCCAGCTGTCTTTGTACTCTTCCTTCTTGCCTACCTTGTCACTGTCGGGGGCAACCTCAGCATCCTGGCAGCCATCTTGGTGGAGCCCAaactccacacccccatgtacttcttcctgggGAACCTATCAGTGCTGGACATTGGGTGCATCACCGTCACCATTCCCTCGATGCTGGGTCGTCTCTTGTCCCACAAGCGCACAGTTCCCTATGCAGCCTGCctctcacagcttttcttcttccACCTCCTGGTTGGGGTGGACTGCTTCTTGTTGACAGCCATGGCCTATGACCGATTCCTGGCCATCTGCCGACCCCTCACTTACAGCACCCGCATGAGCCCGACAGTCCAGAGGATACTGGTGGCTGTGTCCTGGGCTTGTGCCTTCTCAAATGCACTGACCCACACTGTAGCCATATCCACACTCAACTTCTGTGGTCCCAGTGTGATCAACCACTTCTACTGTGACCTCCCGCAGCTCTTCCAGCTCTCCTGCTCCAGCACCCAGCTCAACGAGCTGCTGCTCTTTGGCGTGGGTTTCATAATGGCAGGTACCCCCCTGGCTCTTGTTGTCACCTCCTACATTCATGTGGCAGCTGCAGTTCTACGAATTCGCTCAgcagagggcaggaagaaagCCTTCTCCACGTGTGGCTCCCACCTCACGGTGGTTGCCATATTCTATGGTTCAGGTATCTTTAACTACATGCGACTAGGTCCAGCCAAGCTTTCAGATAAGGATAAAGCTGTTGGAATTTTTAACACTGTAGCCAACCCCATGCTGAATCCAATCATCTACAGCCTCAGGAACCCTGATGTTCAGGGTGCCCTCTGGCGGGTGATCAAGGGGAGGTGGTCACTGGCGTGA